One stretch of Cohnella algarum DNA includes these proteins:
- a CDS encoding ABC-F family ATP-binding cassette domain-containing protein, giving the protein MHLLSVEHLSKSFGDRMLFEDVSFGVAEGDRIGIIGVNGTGKSTLLRVIAGLEPADSGTVVTGSRIRVRMLAQEPVFKPGETTLEHVLGGDAPQLAAVREYEEAIAGLERNPGDGALQKRLIAANQRMDELDAWQLESDAKTTLSKLGIRDYEAKVETLSGGQRKRVAMAAALLQPSDVLILDEPTNHIDNESVAWLEAALQKRKGALIMITHDRYFLDRVSNRVIELDKGRAYFYEANYSRFLELKLEREEREAASEAKRQNLLRNELAWIRRGAQARSTKQKARIDRYEALKKQAPKAGAAKLDMSAVSSRLGRKIVELDSVSKRFGERTVIRDFSYIAVPEDRVGIVGRNGSGKSTLLKLIAGRLKPDSGTVTLGETVKIGWFSQEHEEMDGNVRVIEYIREGSEQVRTADGTTISASQMLERFLFPPAAQWTPIARLSGGEKRRLQLLRVLMDAPNVLLLDEPTNDLDVSTLSVLEDYLDDFPGVVFVVSHDRYFLDRTVDRIFAFEGDGEIVRHVGNYSDYEAHARARGAAAAGADSDDSRGRGRPLPSAGREESRPQAQEHREKPLKMSYKDQKDFEQIDGWIAETEAELAQIATRMEEFASDSMMLQELAAEQQRTEEKLEALLDRWTELNELAEKIETQRKK; this is encoded by the coding sequence ATGCATTTATTGTCGGTTGAACATCTATCCAAAAGTTTCGGAGACCGCATGCTGTTCGAGGACGTTTCGTTCGGCGTGGCGGAAGGAGACCGGATCGGCATCATCGGCGTCAACGGAACCGGCAAATCGACGCTGCTTCGCGTGATTGCCGGACTCGAGCCGGCCGACTCCGGAACGGTCGTGACGGGCAGCCGGATTCGGGTGCGGATGCTGGCCCAGGAGCCCGTTTTCAAGCCCGGGGAGACGACGCTTGAACATGTGCTCGGCGGGGATGCGCCCCAACTGGCCGCCGTTCGCGAGTACGAAGAAGCGATCGCCGGGCTCGAACGCAATCCCGGGGACGGCGCGCTGCAAAAGCGGCTCATCGCCGCTAACCAGCGGATGGACGAGCTCGATGCGTGGCAGCTCGAAAGCGACGCGAAAACGACGCTCTCGAAGCTCGGCATTCGCGATTACGAAGCGAAGGTCGAGACGCTGTCCGGCGGCCAGCGCAAGCGCGTGGCGATGGCGGCGGCGCTGCTGCAGCCTTCGGACGTGCTCATTCTCGACGAGCCGACGAACCATATCGACAACGAATCGGTCGCATGGCTCGAAGCCGCCCTGCAGAAGCGCAAAGGCGCGCTGATCATGATCACGCACGACCGGTATTTTCTCGATCGCGTCAGCAATCGCGTCATCGAGCTGGACAAGGGACGGGCCTACTTTTACGAAGCGAACTACAGCCGGTTTCTGGAGCTGAAGCTGGAAAGAGAAGAGCGCGAAGCCGCCTCCGAGGCGAAGCGGCAAAACCTGCTGCGAAACGAGCTGGCCTGGATCCGGCGCGGCGCTCAAGCCCGGTCGACAAAGCAAAAGGCCCGGATCGACCGCTACGAAGCGTTGAAGAAGCAGGCGCCAAAGGCCGGAGCGGCCAAGCTGGACATGTCCGCCGTCTCCTCCCGCCTCGGCCGCAAAATCGTCGAGCTGGACTCGGTAAGCAAACGTTTCGGCGAACGGACGGTCATTCGCGATTTCAGCTATATCGCCGTTCCGGAGGATCGCGTCGGCATCGTCGGGCGCAACGGAAGCGGCAAGTCGACGCTGCTGAAGCTCATTGCCGGCAGGCTGAAGCCGGATTCCGGCACCGTCACGCTCGGCGAAACGGTCAAAATCGGCTGGTTTTCGCAAGAGCACGAAGAGATGGACGGAAACGTCCGCGTGATCGAATATATTCGCGAAGGATCGGAGCAAGTCCGGACGGCGGATGGCACGACGATCTCGGCTTCGCAGATGCTGGAGCGGTTCCTCTTTCCTCCGGCCGCCCAGTGGACGCCGATCGCCCGGCTGTCCGGCGGCGAGAAGCGAAGGCTGCAATTGCTGCGCGTGCTGATGGACGCGCCGAACGTGCTCCTGCTCGACGAGCCGACGAACGATTTGGATGTATCGACGCTTTCCGTGCTGGAGGATTATCTCGACGATTTCCCCGGCGTCGTCTTCGTCGTTTCGCACGACCGCTACTTTCTCGATCGGACCGTCGACCGCATTTTCGCCTTTGAAGGAGACGGCGAAATCGTTCGCCATGTCGGCAATTATTCGGATTACGAAGCGCATGCGAGAGCTCGCGGCGCAGCGGCTGCCGGTGCGGACAGCGACGATTCGCGCGGCCGCGGCCGTCCTTTGCCCTCCGCCGGGCGGGAGGAGAGCAGGCCCCAAGCCCAGGAGCACCGGGAGAAGCCGCTGAAAATGTCGTACAAGGATCAAAAGGACTTCGAGCAGATCGACGGCTGGATCGCGGAAACGGAAGCCGAACTGGCGCAAATCGCGACCCGGATGGAAGAGTTCGCGAGCGATTCGATGATGCTGCAGGAGCTTGCGGCGGAGCAGCAGCGGACCGAGGAGAAGCTGGAAGCGCTGCTGGACCGGTGGACCGAGCTGAACGAGCTGGCCGAGAAAATTGAAACGCAGCGCAAGAAATAA
- a CDS encoding LytTR family transcriptional regulator DNA-binding domain-containing protein, whose amino-acid sequence MSQQIFLLDRKGKPCAVSVENLVAVRPTAKGPEFYTKDDVYYYPTRMDELHLLLSDFGFERLDRTNLVNLNQVKAFDPKDRKVYFDYPWNRESLFFTVSEANLKKVEHLAEENAAKPSAFRELLHDNG is encoded by the coding sequence ATGTCGCAACAGATTTTTTTGCTTGATCGCAAGGGGAAACCATGTGCCGTCAGCGTAGAGAATCTTGTTGCAGTTCGCCCTACGGCCAAAGGTCCGGAGTTTTATACGAAGGATGACGTCTATTACTACCCGACCCGGATGGACGAGCTTCACCTTTTGTTGAGCGACTTCGGCTTCGAACGGCTGGACCGTACGAATCTGGTCAATCTGAATCAGGTGAAAGCATTCGATCCGAAGGACCGCAAAGTGTACTTCGACTATCCGTGGAACAGGGAAAGCCTTTTTTTCACGGTATCGGAAGCGAACTTGAAAAAGGTCGAGCATCTGGCGGAGGAGAATGCAGCTAAACCTAGTGCCTTTCGCGAACTTCTTCATGATAATGGGTGA
- a CDS encoding cyclic lactone autoinducer peptide translates to MKRNAVTVVSRVLALVAVAFASTACQFLFHRPEVPDELKR, encoded by the coding sequence ATGAAGCGTAATGCCGTAACTGTCGTTTCCCGCGTATTGGCGCTTGTCGCCGTAGCTTTCGCGTCGACTGCGTGCCAATTTTTGTTCCATCGGCCGGAGGTTCCCGACGAGTTGAAACGGTAA
- a CDS encoding accessory gene regulator ArgB-like protein, with product MIESMALRLAQRLKNAEPEGTASVEVMKYSLVILLNLFFTILVIGLAGAITGKFGQTMLGLAAFMVLKFVSGGAHLRTALQCSVLSVVCVVAVPHIPLTDTWTQAVIAVSAVLLLLFAPSNLKGHTRIPDRYFPLLKLASVFIVSLNFFWLSSTVAVAHFIQAASTIRINRRRLKNEA from the coding sequence ATGATTGAATCGATGGCTTTGCGGCTCGCCCAGCGTCTCAAGAACGCGGAGCCGGAGGGAACGGCCAGCGTCGAAGTGATGAAATACTCTCTCGTCATTTTGCTTAATCTCTTTTTTACGATATTGGTTATTGGCCTTGCGGGAGCGATAACCGGAAAATTCGGCCAAACCATGCTTGGATTGGCCGCGTTCATGGTCCTCAAATTCGTTTCCGGCGGGGCGCATCTGCGCACCGCGCTGCAGTGCTCGGTTCTGTCCGTCGTCTGCGTCGTCGCCGTCCCGCATATTCCGTTGACGGATACGTGGACGCAAGCGGTCATTGCCGTCAGTGCCGTCCTGCTTCTCCTTTTCGCGCCTTCCAATCTGAAAGGCCACACGCGCATCCCGGACCGATATTTTCCACTGCTCAAGCTGGCATCGGTCTTCATCGTATCGCTTAATTTCTTTTGGCTCAGTTCCACTGTTGCAGTGGCTCATTTTATTCAGGCGGCTTCAACCATCCGAATAAATAGGAGGAGATTGAAAAATGAAGCGTAA
- the def gene encoding peptide deformylase — MTVRAILPFGESVLRKKAKPVEEVTPRIVKLLDDLKDTLYAAEGRAGLAAPQIGILRRAVAMDCGDGLIELVNPEIVERRGEQLGAEACLSFPGYAGEVKRAQYVKVRSLNRAGQPFELEAEGYLARCIQHEVDHLDGILFIDHVKGAYLYHEQTGERISLPDVRKLADSGEL; from the coding sequence ATGACCGTTCGAGCCATATTGCCGTTCGGAGAATCCGTTTTGAGGAAAAAGGCAAAACCCGTCGAGGAAGTGACGCCAAGAATCGTCAAGCTGCTCGACGATCTGAAGGATACGTTGTACGCCGCGGAAGGGCGCGCCGGACTCGCGGCGCCGCAAATCGGCATTTTGCGCAGGGCGGTCGCGATGGACTGCGGGGACGGCTTGATCGAATTGGTGAATCCGGAAATCGTGGAGCGGCGCGGAGAACAGCTCGGAGCCGAAGCCTGTCTTTCCTTTCCCGGATATGCGGGCGAAGTAAAGCGCGCCCAATATGTGAAGGTGAGAAGCCTGAATCGCGCCGGCCAACCGTTCGAGCTGGAAGCGGAGGGGTATCTTGCGCGCTGCATTCAACACGAGGTGGACCATCTGGACGGCATTTTGTTTATCGATCACGTCAAGGGGGCTTATTTGTACCACGAGCAAACGGGCGAACGGATTTCGCTTCCGGACGTGCGCAAGCTGGCGGATTCGGGCGAACTTTAA
- a CDS encoding HAD family hydrolase, translating to MGSIKHLIFDFDGTLADTLPVMIRALGNAFRKHDGRELDFGDFNRMSGPSELGIIRLHLQRQEFADAAIEEFVAEYELYHEEMVEKNEEIASLLRDLHDAGAGLALFTGKSRRTLDISLAKLGLALPFDRIVTGDDVAKSKPSPEGILQILDALGWNREDTVFVGDSNDDMRAGRDAGVRTFAAQWMPTVQAKEYPIPPERVFASLGEFRSYLAEHVPGFLR from the coding sequence ATGGGATCCATCAAGCACTTGATTTTCGACTTTGACGGAACGCTCGCCGACACGCTGCCGGTCATGATTCGCGCGCTCGGCAACGCCTTCCGCAAGCATGACGGCCGGGAGCTGGATTTCGGCGATTTCAACCGGATGAGCGGGCCTTCGGAGCTCGGCATCATTCGCCTCCATCTGCAGCGTCAAGAGTTCGCGGACGCGGCCATCGAGGAATTTGTCGCCGAATACGAGCTTTACCACGAAGAAATGGTCGAAAAAAACGAGGAGATCGCGTCGCTGCTTCGGGATTTGCATGACGCGGGAGCAGGCCTTGCGCTGTTCACGGGCAAATCGCGCCGGACGCTCGACATTTCCCTCGCCAAGCTCGGACTTGCGCTGCCGTTCGATCGAATCGTCACCGGGGACGACGTCGCGAAGTCCAAGCCGTCTCCGGAAGGGATCCTCCAAATCCTCGACGCGCTTGGCTGGAACCGCGAGGATACCGTCTTTGTCGGCGACAGCAACGACGATATGCGGGCGGGCCGCGACGCCGGCGTCCGCACGTTCGCGGCCCAATGGATGCCGACCGTGCAGGCGAAGGAATATCCGATCCCTCCCGAGCGGGTGTTCGCGAGTTTAGGAGAGTTCAGAAGCTATCTGGCCGAACACGTGCCGGGCTTTCTCCGATAA
- a CDS encoding NUDIX domain-containing protein, protein MEVNYCSSCGSAMETREIGGAPRRACTKCSFVYWGNYSIGVGALVVKDDKVLLVRRAQEPGKGYWTNPGGYIEQLEPIEETIVREVAEECGVEARVKGIVALRDQPRSIHNVYIAFEMEYAGGEPTPDEDEVDAAGFYSLREMETMNVAPFTKWLVDVALRGATDGLAVDRNPVVPLEGYGLFRV, encoded by the coding sequence GTGGAAGTCAATTATTGCTCGTCCTGCGGCAGCGCCATGGAAACCCGGGAGATCGGGGGCGCGCCGCGAAGGGCATGCACGAAATGCAGCTTCGTTTATTGGGGGAATTACAGCATCGGAGTAGGGGCGTTAGTCGTAAAGGACGACAAGGTGCTGCTCGTGCGCCGGGCGCAAGAGCCCGGCAAGGGGTATTGGACGAACCCCGGCGGCTACATCGAGCAGTTGGAGCCGATCGAAGAGACGATCGTCAGGGAAGTGGCGGAGGAGTGCGGCGTCGAAGCCAGGGTGAAGGGGATCGTCGCGCTGCGCGATCAGCCGAGAAGCATCCATAACGTATACATCGCCTTCGAGATGGAATACGCGGGCGGAGAACCGACCCCCGACGAAGACGAAGTGGACGCCGCCGGATTCTACAGCTTGCGGGAGATGGAGACGATGAACGTTGCGCCGTTCACGAAATGGCTGGTCGACGTCGCTTTGCGCGGCGCCACGGACGGGCTTGCCGTCGACCGGAATCCGGTCGTTCCGCTCGAGGGGTACGGCTTGTTCCGGGTATAG
- a CDS encoding YitT family protein produces MKAVTVIAGGFITAYGLEAVLIPNNVSDGGVTGLSIVGSHWTGLPLAVLLALINIPFIFLGYKQIGRSFAIYSVLGIASLAIGTTVMHHIPTIIKGDTLLITVVGGIIIGFGMGLALRNGGALDGIDMLAVLLSRRMPFGTSDLILFLNLFVFVIVSTVFGLQGAILSAIAYFIASKVIHIVEEGFSGSKTYKIITNKAEEMIQTIRDRLGRSSTYTFVHGGYSNEQFTEITCVINRLEESKMREIINEVDDKAFIIVYDIAEVKGGNFRKHNIH; encoded by the coding sequence ATGAAGGCAGTTACGGTAATTGCCGGCGGTTTTATTACGGCCTATGGCTTGGAAGCGGTACTCATCCCCAACAACGTATCGGATGGCGGCGTGACCGGCCTGAGCATCGTCGGCTCGCATTGGACCGGCCTGCCCTTGGCCGTTCTGCTTGCATTGATCAACATCCCTTTTATTTTCTTGGGTTATAAGCAGATTGGCAGAAGCTTTGCGATTTATTCGGTGCTCGGCATTGCGTCGCTGGCGATCGGTACGACGGTGATGCACCATATCCCGACGATTATTAAGGGCGATACGTTATTGATCACCGTTGTCGGCGGCATTATTATCGGTTTTGGCATGGGGCTGGCGCTGCGCAACGGCGGCGCTCTGGACGGGATTGACATGTTGGCCGTGCTGCTATCCCGCAGGATGCCGTTCGGAACGAGCGACCTGATTTTATTCCTGAACCTGTTCGTCTTCGTAATCGTCTCGACGGTCTTTGGGCTTCAAGGCGCCATTTTGTCGGCGATTGCCTACTTTATCGCTTCCAAGGTTATTCATATCGTAGAGGAAGGATTCAGCGGCTCCAAAACGTATAAAATCATTACCAATAAGGCGGAAGAAATGATTCAGACGATTCGCGACCGGTTGGGGCGCAGCTCGACCTACACGTTTGTACACGGCGGTTATTCCAATGAGCAGTTTACAGAAATTACATGCGTAATCAACCGCCTGGAAGAAAGCAAGATGAGGGAAATCATTAACGAGGTCGACGATAAAGCCTTTATTATTGTGTACGACATAGCGGAAGTGAAGGGCGGAAACTTCCGTAAGCACAATATTCATTAG